A window of the Thermodesulfovibrionia bacterium genome harbors these coding sequences:
- a CDS encoding TIGR03960 family B12-binding radical SAM protein, producing the protein MNLASFQRPSQYIGNEINIIRKEADIKVALCFPDTYEIGMSHLGLKILYSIINSIPETSAERVFAPWTDLEAHLRKERLPLTSLEFGRPLKDFSIIGFTLQYELSYTNILNMLDLGGIPVRSKDRNDSYPLVIAGGPCAMNPLPLAPFIDAFVIGDGEEVILEIIETCSKIKNKTELLAALSKIEGIYVPSIHDTQKDIIRKRIVQNLDDAPFSDAPLVPYAAPVHDRVAIEISRGCTKGCRFCQAGMIYRPLRERSKENLLSIALNSLSKTGHEELSFSSLSTGDYSSLLPLIKSINSACSGSHISVALPSLRVGAITRDLLKEVNNVRKSGFTMAPEAGTKRLRDIINKDFTEEEYNETLEILFSEGWQSIKLYFMIGLPTETRADLDGIIDMAKIALTKGRKITGKRVNINVGISAFVPKPHTPFQWHGQSPSVELRAKQDLLRNVLRKRGMNYKGQHVEVTLLESVFARGDAQSAILLEDAWRSGCRFDGWSEMFDFNKWTKAAEKSGMNLESYACRTFCLDKRLPWEFIDTGVTTDFLRSEYNKALEGIVTPDCTDVCTGCGLKCVSKKNITECSPAQTDMLPMTQTINKNLPPSKIRARYSKTGIMRYLSHSEVMTAILRAARRARLAVGYSSGFHPHPKLSFGPALSAGVEGFNEYFDIELSNIMNPADFLNRINIELPEGLKVSAAEMVQLKARALDDFICRYKYEISIDNNAEKHINSFMQSASVPVSREKGDVDIRPLVEQAEVNNGRLYLTLKDDGRIKVRLWEILKELLKKPAEELYSLSISRTNVYGLDNGEWKEPLKD; encoded by the coding sequence ATGAATCTTGCTTCTTTTCAGAGACCCAGTCAATACATTGGCAATGAGATAAATATTATCCGCAAAGAGGCCGATATTAAGGTTGCTTTGTGCTTTCCTGATACTTATGAAATCGGGATGTCTCATCTGGGACTGAAGATACTCTACTCGATAATAAACAGCATCCCTGAGACTTCTGCGGAAAGGGTATTTGCCCCGTGGACAGACCTTGAGGCACACCTGAGAAAAGAGAGGCTGCCGCTTACATCGCTGGAATTCGGGAGGCCGCTTAAAGATTTCAGCATCATCGGCTTTACACTTCAGTACGAACTCTCTTATACGAACATCCTGAATATGCTTGACCTTGGAGGCATCCCCGTCCGTTCTAAAGACAGGAACGACAGCTATCCTCTTGTAATTGCAGGCGGCCCATGCGCGATGAACCCGCTGCCTCTGGCCCCGTTCATCGATGCCTTTGTGATAGGTGACGGAGAAGAGGTCATCCTTGAGATCATCGAGACATGCTCAAAGATAAAAAACAAAACTGAACTGCTGGCTGCACTCTCAAAAATAGAGGGGATATACGTGCCTTCCATTCATGATACACAAAAGGACATTATCAGGAAACGGATAGTCCAAAACCTTGATGATGCGCCGTTCTCTGATGCCCCGCTTGTGCCTTATGCCGCACCTGTGCATGACAGGGTCGCGATCGAGATATCAAGGGGATGCACTAAAGGATGCAGGTTCTGCCAGGCAGGCATGATCTACAGGCCTCTTCGTGAAAGGTCCAAGGAGAATCTTCTCTCCATTGCGCTGAACTCACTCTCAAAGACCGGGCATGAGGAGTTATCTTTCTCATCATTAAGCACAGGCGATTACAGCAGCCTTCTGCCTCTGATAAAGTCTATTAACAGCGCCTGCTCAGGTTCCCACATATCAGTTGCCCTTCCATCGCTCAGAGTAGGCGCGATAACCCGGGATCTTCTTAAAGAAGTAAATAATGTGAGAAAAAGCGGATTCACCATGGCGCCGGAGGCAGGGACCAAGAGGCTGCGCGACATCATCAATAAGGACTTCACAGAAGAAGAGTATAACGAGACGCTGGAGATACTCTTTTCTGAAGGATGGCAAAGTATCAAACTCTATTTCATGATCGGCCTTCCAACAGAGACGCGGGCTGATCTAGACGGAATAATAGATATGGCAAAGATAGCCCTGACAAAGGGCAGAAAGATCACGGGGAAACGGGTGAATATAAATGTCGGCATATCCGCGTTCGTGCCGAAACCGCATACACCGTTCCAGTGGCATGGCCAGAGCCCTTCTGTTGAACTTCGCGCTAAACAGGACCTGCTGAGAAATGTCCTCAGGAAAAGAGGCATGAACTACAAAGGCCAGCATGTTGAAGTGACGCTTTTAGAGTCTGTCTTTGCAAGAGGAGATGCTCAGAGCGCGATCCTTCTGGAAGATGCATGGAGGTCAGGATGCCGGTTTGACGGCTGGTCAGAGATGTTCGACTTTAATAAATGGACAAAGGCAGCAGAAAAGTCAGGCATGAACCTTGAGAGTTATGCTTGCAGGACATTCTGCCTGGATAAGAGATTGCCTTGGGAATTCATAGACACCGGAGTGACCACTGACTTCCTGAGGTCTGAATATAACAAAGCGCTTGAAGGCATAGTGACCCCTGACTGCACCGATGTATGCACCGGATGCGGGCTGAAATGCGTAAGCAAAAAGAATATAACGGAATGCAGTCCCGCTCAAACAGATATGCTTCCAATGACTCAAACCATCAACAAGAACCTGCCGCCGTCAAAGATACGGGCCAGATATTCAAAGACCGGAATAATGCGCTATCTTTCCCATAGTGAGGTTATGACAGCTATACTGAGGGCTGCAAGAAGGGCAAGGCTGGCTGTGGGTTATTCATCAGGTTTCCACCCTCACCCGAAGCTCTCATTCGGGCCTGCGCTGTCTGCTGGCGTTGAGGGGTTCAATGAGTATTTTGACATTGAACTGTCTAATATAATGAATCCTGCGGATTTCCTGAACCGGATAAACATTGAGCTGCCTGAGGGGCTGAAAGTGTCAGCTGCTGAAATGGTCCAGTTAAAGGCCAGGGCGCTGGATGATTTCATATGCCGTTACAAATATGAAATTTCTATTGACAATAATGCTGAAAAACATATAAATTCCTTTATGCAGTCGGCTTCTGTTCCTGTTTCAAGAGAGAAAGGCGATGTAGATATCAGGCCTTTGGTTGAGCAGGCTGAAGTAAATAATGGCAGGCTCTACCTAACTCTTAAAGATGATGGTAGAATAAAAGTCAGGCTATGGGAGATATTAAAAGAGTTGCTCAAAAAGCCGGCTGAGGAATTATACTCGCTGTCGATAAGCCGGACAAATGTATACGGCCTTGATAACGGTGAGTGGAAAGAACCTTTAAAGGATTAA